One genomic window of Candidatus Poribacteria bacterium includes the following:
- a CDS encoding type II toxin-antitoxin system VapC family toxin, giving the protein MYYFYFDASALAKRYIEEIGSDKIDFLFANLSLTHLQCLVIGAMEVFWICVRKKNDGRITADQFTQATGHLEFEVINTQSDFKTIPIPDSLVWDSMDLIETHSLNSVDAIVLRSALNVAAELRRAGDTLVLVASDQRLLRAARAEGLQVFNPEIDSQKILTDWIS; this is encoded by the coding sequence GTGTACTATTTCTACTTTGACGCTAGCGCACTTGCCAAGCGATATATTGAAGAAATTGGTAGTGATAAAATTGATTTTCTTTTTGCAAATCTCTCTTTGACGCATCTGCAGTGCTTGGTAATCGGGGCGATGGAAGTATTTTGGATCTGTGTTCGTAAAAAGAATGATGGTCGCATCACTGCGGATCAGTTTACTCAGGCTACTGGACACTTAGAATTTGAGGTAATTAACACCCAATCCGATTTCAAAACTATTCCGATTCCGGATTCGCTTGTTTGGGACTCAATGGATTTGATTGAAACTCATTCGCTCAATAGTGTTGATGCAATCGTCTTGCGTTCTGCCTTGAACGTTGCAGCAGAACTCCGCCGCGCAGGCGATACATTGGTACTTGTTGCATCAGATCAACGTCTTCTCAGAGCCGCTCGCGCTGAGGGATTGCAAGTTTTTAACCCAGAAATAGATTCACAAAAAATACTCACAGATTGGATAAGTTAA
- a CDS encoding agarase, protein MADFYTIEKQDGRWWFITPDGARFWSIGMNHIDSAALRYVESDGVWEREFGNSQEQWLRTVADDLRDWGFNTIGWTQEVVIITPGYHRHSRPFTYEEYQWADMPYCHLLPFTEAHQWQVEVRMPDLTSSDFEEWCDYVARDECVRLRDDPKLIGYFYCDCPQWVHTSPDTQWRGSLVDPELLESEAGRRELSVIAERYYRITHDAIRRYDPNHLILGDRWEANAVLPEEVVRAALPYVDVLSFQCFGTVENIATKMRHWADFADRPVLLADAAGHIRAHSDTSWPPTADRLHDTDHYRQVMDALGDIPQCIGYHLCGAYLKNNARMCGFRDPANNQINETVAGIRAVNAERQRRQNP, encoded by the coding sequence ATGGCAGACTTTTACACAATTGAGAAGCAGGACGGGCGTTGGTGGTTCATCACACCCGACGGCGCGCGGTTCTGGTCCATCGGCATGAACCATATCGACTCGGCTGCGTTGCGATATGTAGAGTCGGACGGCGTGTGGGAACGCGAGTTCGGCAACAGTCAAGAACAGTGGTTACGCACGGTCGCTGATGATCTGCGTGATTGGGGTTTTAACACGATTGGCTGGACCCAGGAAGTCGTAATTATCACTCCAGGCTACCACCGCCATTCGCGACCCTTCACCTATGAGGAATACCAGTGGGCAGATATGCCTTACTGCCACCTACTACCTTTCACCGAGGCACATCAGTGGCAGGTTGAGGTCCGTATGCCCGATCTGACGAGTTCCGACTTCGAGGAGTGGTGCGACTACGTCGCCCGCGATGAGTGTGTACGCTTGCGCGACGATCCCAAGCTTATTGGCTATTTCTACTGCGATTGTCCTCAGTGGGTGCACACCTCTCCTGACACGCAGTGGCGTGGGTCGTTAGTCGATCCAGAGTTGCTCGAATCGGAGGCAGGACGCCGCGAACTCTCTGTCATTGCTGAACGCTACTACAGGATCACGCATGACGCTATCCGCCGTTACGATCCGAATCACCTGATCTTGGGGGACCGATGGGAGGCAAACGCAGTGCTTCCTGAGGAGGTGGTCCGTGCGGCACTGCCCTACGTCGATGTACTCAGTTTTCAATGTTTTGGGACAGTAGAGAATATCGCCACGAAGATGCGACACTGGGCAGACTTCGCAGACCGACCGGTTCTGCTGGCTGACGCGGCGGGGCATATACGCGCCCATAGCGACACCAGTTGGCCCCCCACCGCAGACCGCTTGCACGATACAGACCACTATCGTCAAGTGATGGACGCGCTCGGGGATATCCCGCAATGCATCGGATATCATCTATGTGGGGCATACCTTAAGAACAACGCGCGCATGTGCGGATTTCGAGACCCGGCAAACAATCAAATTAACGAGACGGTGGCTGGTATTCGCGCCGTCAACGCCGAAAGGCAGCGGAGACAAAACCCATGA
- a CDS encoding Gfo/Idh/MocA family oxidoreductase, giving the protein METKIGIGIISFAHGHANAYCNQMQTFDDVELIACWDDNVERGEAAATQYGMRYSPHLEDVINHPDIHAVIVTCETNRHAEMVVAAASEGKDILCQKPMALTLEDCDRIAEVVEKTGVKFMMGHQMRRDPANIAMKEIIDSGVLGKIGVLRRRHCINALFSEAFVTGPSRWHIDPEKNMGMFMDDASHATDFIHWMLGKPTSVIAEIDNILTDVAPDDTGLAVYRFADGEMAILLNTSVTLAGENTTEIYGDEGVVIQNYGDAPSCNIPRPVDAVALKLYTRDEPSWKDLGIPIPDGHGERIGGVPRPFIDCLKNGTEPDVTVEDGRVSVEMILGAYRSAQEGRRVTFPL; this is encoded by the coding sequence ATGGAAACAAAAATTGGTATCGGCATCATCAGTTTTGCACATGGACACGCCAACGCCTACTGCAACCAGATGCAGACGTTTGACGATGTTGAACTCATCGCGTGTTGGGACGATAACGTTGAACGCGGGGAAGCCGCCGCAACACAATACGGCATGCGTTACTCGCCGCACCTTGAAGATGTCATCAACCACCCAGATATTCACGCCGTTATCGTGACGTGTGAGACGAATCGGCACGCCGAGATGGTGGTCGCCGCCGCGTCGGAGGGAAAGGATATCCTCTGCCAAAAACCGATGGCACTCACGTTGGAAGATTGCGATCGCATCGCCGAGGTTGTCGAGAAAACAGGTGTAAAATTTATGATGGGGCATCAGATGCGGCGCGATCCAGCGAACATCGCCATGAAAGAGATCATTGACAGCGGTGTTCTCGGTAAAATCGGTGTGCTCCGCCGCCGACACTGCATCAATGCCTTGTTCAGTGAAGCCTTCGTAACAGGACCCAGTCGTTGGCACATCGATCCAGAGAAGAATATGGGGATGTTCATGGACGATGCCTCTCACGCAACCGATTTTATCCACTGGATGCTCGGTAAACCGACGAGTGTTATCGCCGAGATTGATAACATCTTGACGGATGTCGCACCAGATGACACCGGGTTGGCTGTCTATCGGTTTGCGGATGGTGAAATGGCGATTCTGCTGAATACATCTGTGACACTCGCCGGTGAGAATACGACCGAAATCTATGGCGATGAAGGTGTCGTCATTCAGAACTATGGCGATGCACCATCGTGCAATATCCCGCGTCCCGTGGATGCTGTTGCACTTAAGTTGTATACGCGAGATGAACCCTCGTGGAAGGATCTGGGTATCCCAATCCCAGATGGGCACGGAGAACGGATTGGCGGCGTGCCTCGACCCTTTATTGACTGCCTGAAGAACGGAACGGAACCCGATGTTACAGTGGAGGATGGACGGGTTTCAGTAGAGATGATTTTGGGAGCGTATCGTTCTGCACAGGAAGGACGGCGCGTTACATTTCCTTTGTAA
- a CDS encoding SDR family oxidoreductase, with translation MQLKEKVAIITGGGRGIGRAIATAYAAEGARIVIAARNTEQLDEVAAEITNQGGEVLTVPTDLRIQTEVENLVQKTVDRFGRIDILVNNAGINPRGPFLESTAEEWEQGWQINVMGVVRCCRAALPIMQRQGSGNIINVGSGMGQVGRSNLSVYCASKAALHGLTQSIAEEVWKDGIIANVLIPGPVRTELSKPAWENSDTFRAESDPWKEPEQVVASALFLAAQPPASGMTGQILSIMRRNSP, from the coding sequence ATGCAACTGAAAGAGAAAGTCGCTATTATCACGGGTGGCGGACGCGGCATCGGCAGAGCCATTGCTACCGCCTATGCCGCTGAAGGCGCACGGATTGTCATCGCCGCGCGAAACACCGAACAACTTGATGAAGTCGCCGCAGAAATAACGAATCAGGGTGGTGAAGTCCTCACTGTACCAACCGACTTGCGTATCCAGACAGAAGTGGAAAACCTCGTTCAGAAAACTGTAGATCGGTTCGGACGGATAGACATCCTCGTCAATAACGCTGGTATCAATCCACGAGGTCCATTTTTGGAGAGTACAGCCGAGGAATGGGAACAGGGGTGGCAGATTAATGTTATGGGTGTTGTGCGTTGCTGTCGTGCGGCTTTACCAATCATGCAACGGCAGGGAAGCGGAAATATTATTAACGTCGGCTCCGGTATGGGACAGGTGGGACGTTCAAACCTGAGCGTCTACTGTGCGTCGAAAGCGGCGTTGCACGGGTTGACCCAATCGATTGCTGAAGAGGTCTGGAAAGATGGCATTATCGCGAACGTTCTCATCCCCGGTCCCGTGAGAACGGAACTCTCAAAACCCGCTTGGGAGAATTCGGACACCTTCAGGGCAGAAAGTGATCCGTGGAAAGAGCCGGAGCAGGTTGTGGCCTCGGCACTGTTTCTCGCGGCACAACCGCCTGCAAGCGGCATGACGGGTCAGATTTTGAGCATCATGCGTCGAAATAGTCCGTAA
- a CDS encoding J domain-containing protein → MKPAALIHANIVAEQETTRLIENIEAKQKQVEELTIAIETLKSEVDVFERRYTAHISRYYLELDKVELEMKEYRLRLQLRRENVSEEEIEARVESCFRASRARVNAYEAVNESEPTPIEDKLPDTKAKHLQDLYRKLAKRHHPDKAIDAKTSERRKQLMPLINRAYNEQDIETLERLSLGETELHVREKTATEKQKALQTELRRLNRAASQLRFEINRLKAGRTYQLKQQVETAKKMGTDLLTTLAKDLERKIKASRGQLVRLINMWHRSK, encoded by the coding sequence TGCCGCATTAATTCACGCCAACATCGTCGCTGAACAGGAAACAACCCGACTCATAGAGAATATTGAAGCGAAACAGAAGCAGGTTGAAGAACTTACAATCGCAATCGAGACGTTGAAGTCAGAAGTTGACGTATTCGAGCGACGCTACACTGCGCATATCAGTCGATACTATCTCGAACTTGATAAAGTTGAACTCGAAATGAAGGAGTATCGCCTCCGGTTACAACTTCGCCGAGAAAACGTGAGCGAAGAAGAGATAGAAGCACGGGTGGAATCGTGTTTCAGGGCGAGTCGCGCACGTGTCAACGCATACGAGGCGGTAAATGAATCAGAACCAACGCCTATAGAGGACAAACTTCCTGATACCAAAGCGAAGCACCTACAAGACCTCTACCGCAAACTCGCCAAACGGCACCATCCAGACAAGGCTATAGATGCCAAAACGTCGGAACGACGAAAACAACTCATGCCGCTCATTAACCGAGCCTATAACGAACAAGACATTGAGACCTTAGAGCGGCTAAGTCTGGGCGAAACAGAACTACACGTCCGAGAAAAAACTGCTACCGAGAAACAAAAAGCACTACAAACAGAGCTGCGAAGGCTTAATCGAGCCGCGAGTCAATTGCGATTTGAGATAAACCGACTCAAGGCGGGACGCACCTATCAACTGAAACAACAGGTAGAAACCGCTAAAAAGATGGGGACGGATCTGCTGACAACTCTCGCTAAAGATTTAGAGCGAAAAATCAAGGCAAGCCGAGGACAGCTCGTACGCTTAATTAATATGTGGCACCGTTCAAAGTAA